GTAAAACACCCATTTTTCCTTGTAGGGTATAATCCATGAACCTTCGGATGAGATTTTCTCACGAGTTGTCCTTTTTTCTGAAATGTATTCCATCTTACCGAAATAGTAAAAACGTTTCTTATCGTAAATAAAGATGATGTCGGAAGACAAAAAATGTAAAATTGTGGTTTTCGGGGCTTTTGGTGCAGGAAAAACCACCTTGATAAAGACCCTTGACCCGGGGTCAAGCCATGTGGAGGCAAATTGTTCTGGTGGAACTACCACTATTGCACTCGATTACGGTCGTATACATGCAAATGGAATTCATATCCATATTTTTGGTACTCCAGGGCAGGAGCGATTTGAGTTTGCCCGAGAAATCATCGGGAGGGGGATGGACGGGGCAATCCTGCTTATCGATACAACATGTCCGGTTGATGATTTCATACGCCATCTCTACGATTCACTAGCTGCTGCAGGGATCCCGTTTGTTATGTTTTTAAACAAGTGTGAAAGTATCGGGGCGCAACCGGAATTGATCCAAAAAGAGTTCAGCACAGCCGTCACCGTACGGGTTTCAGCAATCGACAAAAAACAATCAATTGATGCACTGTGTGCATTTGCCCGGACCCTGCCTCCTCACCAGGACAGGCACAATCTATAATTCTGCATTATAAATATTCTTATTTTTGGTTCAATTACTGTCGGAGCGCTACTTTCCTGCTTACAATATTCCTTCATGAGTTTTATGGTTCAGAACATCGGCCTTATTCCCCGAATTCGCCCGATACTCTCTCAAAAGACAATGGATAATTAAAAAACCAGAGAATTGTAGTGCCCGCAGGATTCTCTTTATTATCATCGGGGCATGAATATTATAGTGCGACTATATTCGAGGCAAATCCATTGATAAAAACGAAACCATGGAGAACCTGATGATATCAGTTCTTTACGTTGATGATGAAGAAATGCTTCTCGATATCGGCAAGTTGTTCCTGGAGCAATCAGGGGATTGC
This genomic interval from bacterium contains the following:
- a CDS encoding GTP-binding protein, which produces MMSEDKKCKIVVFGAFGAGKTTLIKTLDPGSSHVEANCSGGTTTIALDYGRIHANGIHIHIFGTPGQERFEFAREIIGRGMDGAILLIDTTCPVDDFIRHLYDSLAAAGIPFVMFLNKCESIGAQPELIQKEFSTAVTVRVSAIDKKQSIDALCAFARTLPPHQDRHNL